A region of Spodoptera frugiperda isolate SF20-4 chromosome 26, AGI-APGP_CSIRO_Sfru_2.0, whole genome shotgun sequence DNA encodes the following proteins:
- the LOC118264544 gene encoding uncharacterized protein LOC118264544 — MIMNIFFGILSLLIATIGASSVPKIQIFEIRENENGIHLKNLNPEARNNQKANPLVKLLRGPKPDNEAVRLAKQLLNKLKNAREDDKTNRYSGDHYVANIDDYNTEYEETRFIDKTRSHKAEQDSNSLKELLLQLLPTQKKGNAYLNPVSYRPPKRGLRMDPVLVESRTSIPKRKHEYAYSDNDARMQQQDDDTQNNDY, encoded by the exons atgataatgaacatattttttggGATAC TATCCCTATTGATAGCCACAATAGGAGCCAGTAGTGTtcctaaaatacaaatattcgAAATAAGAGAGAACGAGAATGGAATACATTTGAAAAATTTAAACCCAGAAGCAAGAAATAATCAAAAAGCTAATCCTTTAGTCAAGTTATTGAGGGGTCCAAAACCAGATAACGAAGCTGTAAGACTTGCTAAGCAGTTActaaataaattgaagaatgCCAGAGAAGATGATAAAACCAATAGATACAGTGGAGATCACTATGTAGCAAATATTGATGATTATAATACTGAATATGAAGAAACCCGTTTCATTGACAAAACTAGGAGTCACAAGGCTGAACAGGATAGTAACTCTCTTAAGGAATTGCTGCTGCAGTT ATTGCCTACACAAAAGAAGGGTAACGCTTATTTGAATCCAGTTTCATATCGACCACCGAAGAGAGGCTTGAGAATGGATCCAGTTCTAGTGGAAT CTAGAACAAGCATACCCAAGCGTAAACATGAATATGCCTATTCTGACAATGACGCGCGGATGCAACAACAGGACGATGACacacaaaataatgattattaa